The following proteins come from a genomic window of Sphaerisporangium rubeum:
- a CDS encoding lectin translates to MSRHRPLLTALATTALLVLAMAPSALGSSTARPAAKSAALAPTAGCGKAPTLRSGTQSITTSGKNRSFILRIPDNYNNNTPYRLIFGFHWNGGTMNDVDSGGTSGYVWSYYGTRAISNNSAIFVAPQGFNNGWANSGGEDITFVDDMIRRIEADLCVDTAQRFAMGFSYGGGMSYSLACSRASVFRAVAVYSGGQLSGCSGGNDPIAYIGLHGLRDPVLNISTGRSLRDRFVRNNGCTAQNPPEPASGSLSHVVTYYSGCRAGYPVAWAAFDQGHTPNPVDGRPGDFEPGENSWTRQVVWNFFTQFGGSNPTPTATPTATPTVTPTGNPPSTSALRGTGSGRCLDITGNAQSNGATAQIWDCNGGNNQRFTATSSGELRVNNRCLDVNGAGTADGSSVIIWDCNGQNNQKWRFNSDGSITAVGANKCLDVSGAATANGSKVHIWSCNGGNNQKWTRV, encoded by the coding sequence ATGTCGAGGCACAGACCCCTCCTCACCGCTCTCGCGACAACGGCGCTGCTCGTCCTCGCCATGGCGCCGTCGGCGCTTGGCAGCAGCACGGCACGGCCGGCCGCCAAGTCGGCCGCTCTCGCGCCGACCGCCGGATGCGGCAAGGCCCCGACGCTGAGAAGCGGCACGCAGTCGATCACGACCAGCGGGAAGAACCGCAGTTTCATCCTGCGGATCCCCGACAACTACAACAACAACACGCCGTACCGGTTGATCTTCGGATTCCACTGGAACGGCGGCACCATGAACGACGTCGACTCCGGCGGCACCAGCGGATACGTGTGGTCCTACTACGGGACCAGAGCGATATCCAACAACAGCGCCATTTTCGTCGCGCCGCAGGGCTTCAACAACGGCTGGGCCAACTCCGGCGGCGAGGACATCACGTTCGTCGACGACATGATCCGGCGGATCGAGGCGGACCTCTGCGTCGACACCGCGCAGCGTTTCGCCATGGGCTTCAGCTACGGCGGCGGCATGAGCTACTCACTCGCCTGCTCCAGGGCCTCGGTCTTCCGCGCGGTGGCGGTCTACTCCGGCGGCCAGCTGAGCGGCTGCAGCGGCGGCAACGACCCGATCGCGTACATCGGCCTGCACGGCCTGCGGGACCCGGTGCTCAACATCTCCACCGGCCGGTCGCTGCGTGACCGGTTCGTCAGGAACAACGGCTGCACCGCGCAGAACCCGCCGGAGCCCGCGTCCGGCAGCCTGTCGCACGTCGTCACCTACTACTCGGGCTGCCGCGCCGGTTACCCGGTCGCGTGGGCCGCGTTCGACCAGGGACACACGCCGAACCCCGTGGACGGCAGGCCCGGCGACTTCGAGCCCGGCGAGAACTCCTGGACCAGGCAGGTCGTGTGGAACTTCTTCACGCAGTTCGGCGGCTCCAACCCCACCCCGACCGCGACCCCGACGGCCACCCCCACGGTGACCCCCACCGGCAACCCGCCGTCGACGAGCGCGCTCCGGGGCACCGGCTCGGGCCGCTGCCTGGACATCACCGGCAACGCGCAGAGCAACGGCGCGACGGCGCAGATCTGGGACTGCAACGGCGGTAACAACCAGCGCTTCACCGCCACCAGCTCCGGTGAGCTGCGCGTCAACAACAGGTGCCTCGACGTGAACGGCGCCGGCACCGCCGACGGCAGCTCCGTCATCATCTGGGACTGCAACGGCCAGAACAACCAGAAGTGGCGCTTCAACTCCGACGGCAGCATCACCGCCGTCGGCGCGAACAAGTGCCTCGACGTCAGCGGAGCCGCCACGGCCAACGGCTCCAAGGTGCACATCTGGAGCTGCAACGGCGGCAACAACCAGAAGTGGACCCGCGTCTGA
- a CDS encoding EutN/CcmL family microcompartment protein produces the protein MIIADVVGKVWPDRVLESLRGRRLVLVRERPAGPDRVAVDLLNAGIGTTVLVATDEAAAAATGEPACDAAVVALVADPAPGGTR, from the coding sequence GTGATCATCGCCGACGTGGTCGGCAAGGTCTGGCCCGACCGCGTCCTTGAGTCCCTGCGGGGACGGCGGCTGGTGCTCGTCCGTGAGCGGCCCGCCGGCCCCGACCGGGTGGCCGTCGACCTGCTCAACGCCGGCATCGGGACCACTGTGCTGGTGGCGACCGATGAGGCGGCCGCCGCGGCCACCGGCGAGCCGGCCTGCGACGCCGCCGTCGTCGCACTGGTCGCCGACCCGGCCCCGGGAGGCACGCGATGA
- a CDS encoding IclR family transcriptional regulator, which produces MSPKATDESTYLRRVVAVLRAFRADDDGLGPAELARRTGLPKSTAHRIAADLAETGLLERHGAGTRLGLTLFEIGQKVPRQRVLRDAALPYMSDLREATRQTVHLAVLEGHEVVYVEILPTPGGPDLPSRVGGRLPAVVTGVGKAILAFSPESTVRAVLERGLPRVSERSLTAPGVLTRELDRIRTDGVAYDREESGPGIVCAASPVLAPDGTALAALSVSGWSTHMRTRHTAPAVHTAALALSRALSVPGREDAAR; this is translated from the coding sequence ATGTCACCCAAGGCCACCGACGAGAGCACCTACCTGCGGCGGGTGGTCGCGGTGCTGCGGGCCTTCCGCGCCGACGACGACGGCCTCGGCCCGGCCGAGCTGGCGAGGCGCACCGGCCTGCCGAAGTCCACCGCGCACCGCATCGCCGCCGACCTCGCCGAGACGGGTCTGCTCGAACGCCACGGCGCCGGGACACGCCTCGGCCTGACCCTGTTCGAGATCGGCCAGAAGGTCCCCCGCCAACGCGTCCTCCGCGACGCCGCACTGCCGTACATGTCCGACCTGCGCGAGGCCACCCGGCAGACCGTCCACCTCGCCGTCCTGGAGGGCCACGAGGTCGTCTACGTCGAGATCCTCCCCACCCCCGGCGGCCCCGACCTCCCCTCACGCGTCGGCGGCAGGCTCCCCGCCGTGGTCACCGGCGTCGGCAAGGCCATCCTCGCCTTCTCCCCCGAGAGCACCGTGCGCGCCGTCCTGGAACGCGGCCTCCCGCGCGTCAGCGAACGCAGCCTCACCGCACCAGGCGTTCTCACCCGCGAACTCGACCGCATCCGCACCGACGGCGTGGCCTACGACCGTGAGGAGTCGGGCCCCGGCATCGTCTGCGCCGCCAGCCCCGTCCTCGCCCCCGACGGCACCGCGCTCGCCGCGCTCTCGGTCTCCGGCTGGAGCACCCACATGCGCACCCGTCACACGGCCCCGGCCGTCCACACGGCGGCCCTGGCCCTGTCCCGTGCCCTCAGCGTGCCGGGCCGCGAGGACGCCGCGCGCTGA
- the dmpG gene encoding 4-hydroxy-2-oxovalerate aldolase, whose product MTATQDTAPKRIRITDSTLRDGSHAMAHRFTEGQVRGVVHALDRAGVEVIEVTHGDGLGGSSFNYGFSLEDDISLVAAAVDEATQARIAVLLLPGLGTVEDLRRAQGAGASVARIATHCTEADVSLQHFAAARELGMETVGFLMLSHRIGPAELAAQARIMVDGGAQCVYVVDSAGALVLGEAQDRITALVAEIGHEAQVGFHGHQNLSLGVANSVLAAQNGARQIDGALCALGAGAGNSPTEVLAATFERLGIPTGVDVQGALAAAEDVVKPFLHRLPFADRSSITQGYAGVYSSFLLHAERAAERYGVPAHEILQRVGEAGYVGGQEDMIIDVALQLVAERERAAV is encoded by the coding sequence GTGACCGCCACGCAGGACACCGCGCCGAAGCGGATCAGGATCACCGACTCGACGCTGCGCGACGGCAGCCACGCCATGGCGCACCGCTTCACCGAGGGCCAGGTGCGCGGCGTGGTGCACGCGCTGGACCGCGCCGGGGTGGAGGTCATCGAGGTGACCCACGGCGACGGCCTCGGCGGCTCGTCGTTCAACTACGGCTTCTCCCTCGAGGACGACATCTCCCTGGTCGCCGCCGCGGTGGACGAGGCCACGCAGGCGCGGATCGCCGTGCTGCTGCTGCCGGGGCTCGGCACGGTGGAGGACCTGCGGCGGGCTCAGGGGGCCGGCGCGTCGGTGGCGCGGATCGCCACCCACTGCACCGAGGCCGACGTGTCGCTCCAGCACTTCGCCGCCGCGCGCGAACTCGGCATGGAGACCGTCGGCTTCCTGATGCTGTCGCACCGGATCGGCCCCGCCGAGCTCGCCGCACAGGCCCGGATCATGGTGGACGGCGGCGCGCAGTGCGTGTACGTGGTCGACTCGGCCGGCGCTCTGGTGCTCGGTGAGGCGCAGGACCGGATCACGGCGCTGGTCGCCGAGATCGGCCACGAGGCGCAGGTCGGCTTCCACGGCCACCAGAACCTGTCGCTCGGCGTCGCCAACTCCGTGCTGGCCGCGCAGAACGGCGCCAGGCAGATCGACGGCGCGCTGTGCGCGCTCGGGGCCGGCGCCGGCAACTCCCCCACCGAGGTGCTGGCGGCCACGTTCGAACGGCTCGGCATCCCCACCGGCGTGGACGTGCAGGGTGCCCTCGCCGCGGCCGAGGACGTCGTCAAGCCGTTCCTGCACCGCCTGCCGTTCGCGGACCGTTCGTCCATCACGCAGGGGTACGCGGGGGTGTACTCCAGTTTCCTGCTGCACGCCGAACGCGCCGCCGAGCGGTACGGGGTCCCCGCGCACGAGATCCTGCAGCGGGTCGGCGAGGCCGGGTACGTCGGCGGCCAGGAGGACATGATCATCGACGTGGCGCTGCAGCTCGTCGCCGAACGCGAACGCGCCGCCGTCTGA
- a CDS encoding acetaldehyde dehydrogenase (acetylating), with protein MSRLSAAIVGPGNIGTDLLVKLLRGDVVEVHSMVGVDPASDGLARARDLGVPASAEGVDWLLAQDRLPDLVFEATSAKAHLANAPRYAEAGITAIDLTPAAVGPFVCPPVNLDSLSGVPNLNMITCGGQATIPIVHAVSRVVPVSYAEIIASIASRSAGPGTRANIDEFTETTARAIEQVGGAARGKAIIILNPVTPPMIMRDTVFCAVPADADTEAVTASVHQMVAEVAAYVPGYTLRAEPQFDPPRDIWNGMARVAVFLEVRGNGDFLPPWAGNLDIMTAAAARVGERLAEREVAA; from the coding sequence GTGAGCCGCCTCAGCGCCGCCATCGTCGGGCCCGGCAACATCGGCACCGACCTGCTGGTCAAGCTGCTGCGCGGCGACGTCGTCGAGGTCCACTCCATGGTGGGGGTCGACCCCGCGTCCGACGGCCTGGCGCGGGCCCGTGACCTCGGCGTCCCCGCGTCGGCCGAGGGGGTCGACTGGCTGCTGGCGCAGGACCGGCTGCCTGACCTGGTGTTCGAGGCGACCTCGGCGAAGGCGCACCTCGCCAACGCGCCGCGGTACGCCGAGGCCGGGATCACCGCGATCGACCTCACCCCCGCCGCCGTGGGCCCGTTCGTCTGCCCCCCGGTCAACCTGGACTCGCTGTCCGGTGTGCCGAACCTCAACATGATCACGTGCGGCGGCCAGGCGACCATCCCGATCGTGCACGCCGTCTCGCGGGTCGTGCCGGTGTCCTACGCCGAGATCATCGCCTCCATCGCCTCCCGCTCGGCCGGCCCGGGGACGCGGGCCAACATCGACGAGTTCACCGAGACGACCGCGCGTGCCATCGAGCAGGTCGGCGGGGCCGCGCGCGGCAAGGCCATCATCATCCTCAACCCGGTCACCCCACCCATGATCATGCGGGACACCGTGTTCTGCGCCGTGCCGGCCGACGCCGACACCGAGGCCGTCACCGCGTCGGTGCACCAGATGGTCGCCGAGGTCGCCGCCTACGTGCCGGGTTACACGTTGCGCGCCGAGCCGCAGTTCGACCCGCCGCGCGACATCTGGAACGGCATGGCGCGCGTCGCGGTGTTCCTGGAGGTCCGCGGCAACGGCGACTTCCTGCCGCCGTGGGCCGGGAACCTCGACATCATGACCGCCGCGGCGGCCCGCGTGGGTGAGCGGCTGGCAGAAAGGGAGGTGGCCGCGTGA
- a CDS encoding FCD domain-containing protein: MTDTSRESGYRPGYEVAAEQVLELIVRLRLRPGDRMPTENELARQLGTSRTVVREAVKILSALGRVRAQKGRGLYVADDEGMLGTGRWASFFLPTDLDHIYMLFEFRRAQEMETSRLAARRATPAELRAIEEAAGVCRHGFESGQEDLFNSGDDTFHTAIATASHNMFLQIAVREARRLQAQSSLIGMRGSVGGHAAKAVEEHDAIYQAIRAGEPEAAAQAAATHIDNTLDDYRREIQQLLFSSSP; this comes from the coding sequence GTGACCGACACCTCACGCGAGAGCGGATACCGGCCCGGCTACGAGGTCGCCGCCGAGCAGGTACTGGAGTTGATCGTCCGGCTGCGCCTGCGTCCGGGTGACCGCATGCCGACCGAGAACGAGCTGGCCAGGCAGCTCGGCACCAGCCGCACCGTGGTGCGGGAGGCGGTGAAGATCCTCTCCGCGCTCGGCCGGGTGCGCGCGCAGAAGGGCCGCGGCCTGTACGTGGCCGACGACGAGGGGATGCTCGGCACCGGTCGCTGGGCCTCGTTCTTCCTGCCGACCGACCTGGACCACATCTACATGTTGTTCGAGTTCCGCCGGGCCCAGGAGATGGAGACCAGCCGGCTGGCCGCTCGGCGGGCCACCCCCGCCGAGCTGCGGGCCATCGAGGAGGCGGCCGGGGTGTGCCGGCACGGCTTCGAGTCCGGCCAGGAGGACCTGTTCAACTCCGGTGACGACACCTTCCACACCGCCATCGCCACGGCGTCGCACAACATGTTCCTGCAGATCGCGGTGCGCGAGGCCCGCAGGTTGCAGGCGCAGTCGAGCCTCATCGGCATGCGCGGGTCGGTCGGGGGACACGCCGCCAAGGCCGTGGAGGAGCACGACGCCATCTACCAGGCCATCCGCGCGGGTGAGCCGGAGGCCGCCGCGCAGGCCGCGGCGACGCACATCGACAACACCCTCGACGACTACCGCAGGGAGATCCAGCAGCTGCTCTTCTCCTCGTCCCCCTGA
- a CDS encoding arabinofuranosidase catalytic domain-containing protein, with translation MQPSSVPRRSRAARGWRRRTAVLASIAAAAATVLATGLTWSAPASAATTPLVGVASGRCLDVNGASQANGATTLIWTCNGQANQQWTTTTASELRVYGNKCLDVSNNATADGSAVIIWDCNGQNNQKWRFNSDGSITAVGANKCLDVSGNGTANGSRVQIWSCNGQNNQKWTTGGTQPSPTPTPTVTPSPPPPGSRPCDIYAAGGTACVAAHSTTRALYNAYNGNLYQVRRSSDNTTRNIAVLTAGGVANAAAQDSFCAGTTCVITVVYDQSGRGNDLWYQGSSVVPGSPQSRPATATTESLTVGGNKAYSLYINPGNSYWRDGHLTGVPTGSAPEGMYMVTSGTHVNNGCCFDYGNSETTRKADAAGAMDAINFSTQCWFGGCQGSGPWVQADLEWGLFPGGSQSWNPNQRGFPHKFVTATLKNNGTSRFAIKGSNAQSGTLYTLYDGALPNGYSPMKKQGAIILGSGGDCCKPDGGANLSAGTFYEGAMVAGYPSDATENAVQAEIIAAGYR, from the coding sequence ATGCAGCCTTCCTCCGTTCCACGACGGAGCCGTGCGGCGCGCGGGTGGCGCCGCCGGACGGCCGTCCTCGCGTCGATCGCCGCCGCGGCGGCGACCGTCCTCGCCACCGGCCTGACCTGGTCGGCGCCGGCCTCGGCCGCGACGACCCCGCTGGTCGGCGTCGCCTCAGGCCGGTGCCTGGACGTCAACGGGGCCTCCCAGGCCAACGGCGCGACGACACTGATCTGGACCTGCAACGGCCAGGCCAACCAGCAGTGGACGACGACGACCGCCAGTGAGCTGCGGGTCTACGGCAACAAGTGCCTCGACGTCAGCAACAACGCCACCGCCGACGGCAGCGCCGTGATCATCTGGGACTGCAACGGCCAGAACAACCAGAAGTGGCGCTTCAACTCCGACGGCAGCATCACCGCCGTCGGCGCGAACAAGTGCCTCGACGTCTCCGGCAACGGCACCGCCAACGGCTCCAGGGTGCAGATCTGGTCCTGCAACGGCCAGAACAACCAGAAGTGGACCACCGGCGGGACCCAGCCCAGCCCGACCCCCACGCCGACGGTGACGCCGTCCCCGCCGCCTCCCGGCTCGCGGCCGTGCGACATCTACGCCGCAGGCGGCACGGCGTGCGTGGCGGCGCACAGCACGACGCGCGCGCTCTACAACGCCTACAACGGCAACCTGTACCAGGTCAGGCGTTCCTCCGACAACACCACGAGGAACATCGCCGTCCTGACCGCGGGAGGTGTCGCCAACGCCGCGGCCCAGGACTCGTTCTGCGCCGGCACGACCTGTGTCATCACGGTCGTGTACGACCAGTCCGGACGCGGCAACGACCTGTGGTACCAGGGGTCCAGCGTGGTCCCGGGTTCCCCGCAGAGCAGGCCGGCGACCGCGACGACCGAGTCGCTGACCGTCGGCGGCAACAAGGCGTACTCGCTGTACATCAACCCCGGCAACAGCTACTGGCGGGACGGCCACCTGACCGGCGTCCCCACCGGCAGCGCGCCTGAGGGCATGTACATGGTGACGAGCGGCACCCACGTGAACAACGGCTGCTGCTTCGACTACGGCAACAGCGAGACCACGCGGAAGGCCGACGCCGCCGGCGCCATGGACGCCATCAACTTCAGCACCCAGTGCTGGTTCGGCGGCTGCCAGGGCTCGGGCCCATGGGTCCAGGCCGACCTGGAGTGGGGCCTGTTCCCCGGCGGCAGCCAGTCGTGGAACCCCAACCAGCGTGGCTTCCCCCACAAGTTCGTCACCGCGACGCTCAAGAACAACGGCACGTCGCGCTTCGCCATCAAGGGCAGCAACGCGCAGTCCGGCACCCTGTACACGCTGTACGACGGCGCGCTTCCCAACGGCTACAGCCCGATGAAGAAGCAGGGGGCCATCATCCTCGGCAGTGGCGGTGACTGCTGCAAGCCCGACGGCGGCGCGAACCTCAGCGCCGGCACCTTCTACGAAGGCGCCATGGTCGCCGGCTACCCGAGCGACGCCACCGAGAACGCCGTCCAGGCCGAGATCATCGCCGCCGGCTACCGCTGA
- a CDS encoding RidA family protein: MSGGLVPGKATPRGRFPHVKVAGRLVFVSGTSSRRPDDTIEGARVDALGTTDLDIRVQTRAVIENIRDILRSVGADLPDLTQVTTYLVSMNDFGGYNEVYAGYFDESGPTRTTVAVHQLPHPHLLIEMQAIAVLPED; the protein is encoded by the coding sequence GTGAGCGGCGGCCTGGTCCCCGGCAAGGCGACCCCCCGTGGCAGGTTCCCGCACGTCAAGGTCGCGGGCCGGCTGGTGTTCGTCTCCGGGACGAGCAGCCGCCGGCCGGACGACACCATCGAAGGCGCGCGCGTGGACGCGCTCGGCACCACCGACCTGGACATCCGCGTCCAGACCCGGGCCGTGATCGAGAACATCCGCGACATCCTGCGCTCCGTCGGCGCCGATCTCCCCGACTTGACGCAGGTCACGACATATCTGGTCTCCATGAACGACTTCGGCGGCTACAACGAGGTCTACGCCGGGTACTTCGACGAGTCGGGGCCGACGCGGACCACCGTCGCCGTCCACCAGCTACCGCACCCCCACCTGCTGATCGAGATGCAGGCGATCGCGGTGCTGCCGGAGGACTGA
- a CDS encoding 2-hydroxymuconic semialdehyde dehydrogenase: MTVTTLDPGLMAGRRAGPAGELRNYVGGRFVSGEGFFEKASPVTGEVIWRVAEAGASTVDAAVTAARAALRGPWGRTGEQERAAVLRRIAAELERRFDDLVTAEVADTGKSITQARTLDIPRGAANFRAFADIIAATPGETFTTVTPAGGRALNYTVRKPAGVVAIVVPWNLPLLLLTWKVAPALACGNAVVVKPSEETPGSATLLAEVMAAAGVPDGVFNLVHGFGPGSAGEHLTRHPGVDAITFTGESATGSAIMRAAADGVKAVSFELGGKNAGVVFADADLDAAVEGSVRSSFTNGGQVCLCTERLYVQRPVFEEFTERLARRAAELSFGWPADEAAVMMPMISAAHREKVLGHYRLAREEGAQVLTGGDVPVFGDARDGGAYVRPTVLTGLGPDARTNREEIFGPVCHIAPFDDADEAFALANDSQYGLAATVWTRDLTTAHQAGRVLDAGLVWVNTWFVRDLRTPFGGVKASGVGREGGTHSLAFYSELTNVCVDLGETT, from the coding sequence ATGACCGTCACCACCCTCGATCCGGGGCTCATGGCCGGCCGCCGCGCCGGGCCCGCCGGCGAGCTGCGCAACTACGTCGGCGGCCGGTTCGTCTCCGGCGAGGGGTTCTTCGAGAAGGCGAGCCCCGTCACCGGCGAGGTCATCTGGCGGGTGGCCGAGGCCGGCGCGTCCACGGTGGACGCCGCCGTCACCGCGGCCCGCGCGGCGCTGCGCGGCCCCTGGGGGAGGACCGGCGAGCAGGAGCGCGCCGCCGTGCTCCGCAGGATCGCCGCCGAGCTGGAGCGCAGGTTCGACGATCTGGTCACGGCCGAGGTCGCCGACACCGGCAAGTCCATCACGCAGGCCCGCACGCTGGACATCCCGAGAGGCGCGGCCAACTTCCGCGCGTTCGCCGACATCATCGCCGCCACCCCCGGTGAGACGTTCACCACGGTGACGCCGGCCGGGGGACGCGCGCTCAACTACACGGTGCGCAAACCCGCCGGCGTGGTGGCGATCGTGGTGCCGTGGAACCTGCCGTTGCTGCTGCTCACCTGGAAGGTCGCACCGGCGCTCGCCTGCGGCAACGCCGTGGTCGTCAAGCCGTCGGAGGAGACCCCGGGGTCGGCGACGCTGCTCGCCGAGGTCATGGCCGCCGCCGGTGTGCCGGACGGGGTGTTCAACCTCGTGCACGGCTTCGGTCCGGGATCGGCGGGGGAGCACCTGACGCGGCACCCCGGGGTGGACGCGATCACCTTCACCGGCGAGTCGGCGACCGGCAGCGCGATCATGCGCGCGGCGGCCGACGGGGTCAAGGCCGTGTCGTTCGAGCTCGGCGGCAAGAACGCCGGGGTCGTGTTCGCCGACGCCGACCTCGACGCCGCCGTCGAGGGGTCGGTGCGGTCGTCGTTCACCAACGGCGGCCAGGTGTGCCTGTGCACCGAGCGCCTGTACGTGCAGCGGCCGGTGTTCGAGGAGTTCACCGAGCGGCTGGCCCGGCGCGCGGCGGAACTGTCGTTCGGGTGGCCCGCCGACGAGGCGGCCGTGATGATGCCGATGATCTCGGCGGCGCACCGCGAGAAGGTCCTCGGTCACTACCGGCTGGCCCGTGAGGAAGGCGCGCAGGTGCTCACCGGCGGCGACGTGCCGGTGTTCGGCGACGCGCGGGACGGCGGCGCGTACGTCCGGCCGACCGTGCTCACCGGTCTCGGACCCGATGCGAGGACCAACCGTGAGGAGATCTTCGGGCCGGTGTGCCACATCGCGCCGTTCGACGACGCCGACGAGGCGTTCGCGCTGGCCAACGACAGTCAGTACGGCCTCGCCGCCACCGTGTGGACGCGTGACCTCACCACGGCGCACCAGGCCGGCCGGGTCCTCGACGCCGGGCTGGTCTGGGTCAACACGTGGTTCGTCCGCGACCTGCGCACCCCGTTCGGCGGGGTGAAGGCATCAGGCGTCGGCCGTGAAGGCGGCACGCATTCCCTCGCCTTCTACTCCGAGCTCACCAACGTCTGCGTCGACCTGGGGGAGACCACGTGA
- a CDS encoding 2-keto-4-pentenoate hydratase, with translation MISEFAALLDEAARTATPVPGRADRPDLDLDTAYDVQAASVGLRLARGERPAGVKMGFTSEAKMRQMGVNEMIWGRLTDAMRVEDGGTFGVGAHIHPRAEPEIAFRLARAPGPGADPAAVVEAVAPAIEIINSRYVDFRFTVPEVIADNASAAAFVVGPWVPLTGPLDDLDVVLEIDGEPAQKGSTAAILGDPLRALTEAFDLTARRGLRLSAGDIVLAGAATAAVPVRPGSRVRARVAGLGSAGFTAVP, from the coding sequence GTGATCAGCGAATTCGCGGCACTGCTGGACGAGGCGGCCCGTACCGCCACCCCGGTACCGGGCCGCGCCGACCGGCCGGATTTGGACCTGGACACGGCCTACGACGTGCAGGCCGCGTCGGTGGGGCTGCGGCTGGCGCGGGGTGAGCGGCCGGCCGGGGTCAAGATGGGCTTCACCAGCGAGGCCAAGATGCGGCAGATGGGGGTGAACGAGATGATCTGGGGCCGCCTCACCGACGCCATGCGCGTCGAGGACGGCGGCACGTTCGGCGTCGGCGCGCACATCCACCCGCGCGCCGAGCCCGAGATCGCGTTCCGGCTCGCACGCGCCCCCGGGCCCGGTGCGGATCCCGCCGCCGTGGTCGAGGCGGTGGCCCCGGCCATCGAGATCATCAACTCGCGGTACGTCGACTTCCGGTTCACCGTGCCGGAGGTGATCGCCGACAACGCCTCCGCCGCCGCGTTCGTCGTTGGTCCCTGGGTCCCGCTCACCGGACCGCTGGACGATCTGGACGTCGTGCTGGAGATCGACGGCGAGCCCGCGCAGAAGGGCTCCACCGCGGCCATCCTCGGCGACCCGCTGCGCGCGCTGACGGAGGCGTTCGACCTCACCGCGCGGCGCGGGCTGCGCCTGTCGGCCGGCGACATCGTGCTCGCCGGCGCGGCCACCGCGGCGGTCCCGGTACGGCCCGGCAGCCGCGTACGCGCACGGGTGGCGGGCCTCGGCTCCGCCGGTTTCACGGCCGTGCCGTGA
- a CDS encoding 2-keto-4-pentenoate hydratase — MDASSVEKAAAALLDAYATRTAIAPLTVTHPGITLADAYAVQLAQVDRWTGGGEVIKGHKVGLTSAAMQRQLGVDQPDYGHLTGSMFHLDAAPIDTGRFLQPRIEPEIAFVLGRPLKGPGVTAAQAVSAVDFVLPSLEIIDSRIADWKITLADTIADNASSGGVVLGTRPVRLDALDLAMAGCLLHRNGVLEQTGAGGAVLGSPVNALVWLANTLGERGVSLEAGHVVLPGSITAAIPVTAGDTVTATFAGIGSVTARFAGEAR; from the coding sequence ATGGACGCGAGTTCCGTGGAGAAGGCCGCGGCCGCGTTGCTCGACGCGTACGCCACGCGCACCGCGATCGCACCGCTCACGGTCACCCATCCCGGCATCACGCTCGCCGACGCGTACGCGGTCCAGCTCGCGCAGGTGGACAGGTGGACCGGCGGCGGAGAGGTGATCAAGGGCCACAAGGTGGGTCTGACCTCGGCCGCCATGCAGCGCCAACTGGGGGTGGACCAGCCCGACTACGGGCACCTGACCGGCTCGATGTTCCATCTGGACGCGGCGCCGATCGACACGGGCCGGTTCCTCCAGCCGCGGATCGAGCCGGAGATCGCGTTCGTGCTCGGCCGTCCGCTGAAGGGCCCCGGCGTCACCGCCGCGCAGGCCGTGTCCGCGGTGGACTTCGTGCTGCCGTCGCTGGAGATCATCGACTCGCGCATCGCGGACTGGAAGATCACGCTGGCGGACACCATCGCCGACAACGCCTCCAGCGGCGGCGTGGTGCTCGGCACCCGGCCGGTCCGGCTGGACGCGCTGGACCTCGCCATGGCCGGCTGCCTGCTGCACAGGAACGGCGTGCTGGAGCAGACCGGCGCCGGTGGGGCCGTGCTCGGCTCGCCGGTCAACGCGCTGGTGTGGCTGGCCAACACGCTCGGCGAGCGCGGGGTCAGCCTGGAGGCCGGCCACGTCGTGCTGCCGGGGTCGATCACCGCGGCGATCCCGGTGACCGCCGGGGACACCGTGACCGCGACGTTCGCCGGCATCGGGTCGGTCACCGCGCGCTTCGCCGGGGAGGCCCGGTGA